A stretch of Kyrpidia spormannii DNA encodes these proteins:
- a CDS encoding cation:proton antiporter, producing the protein MGLTGIEMTRFLLSLLTLLVAANVLGYLAERFTVPRVIGEVAGGLVLGPTVFGHFAPDTFQWLYQGFPAQGKLLGLVYQLGLIFLMFNSGLKFQPKFNRGDTSIGLAILAGSTLIPFAGGWVFTGFMNPADLLGPAQSLLAFKIVVAISIAVTSIPVISKILFDLGVMHTRFAKLVVAVAGIHDTLLWVGLALAAGLAGAESHQGIATVLRSTGATFGLIAVCLLVLPRVLRLINGNRFNILVRASFLGYILAILLMLALLAGYLGVDVMFGALLAGIAVKLAFPEHLFDRVENSIREISFSFFIPLYFAMVGLQLDLARQFPLGFFLLYLLFATAVQGTVVYLTCRLLHLDRLTSMNLAAAMNARGGPGIVLSTVAFSLGLISEPFFAVLVMLALVTSWMAGSWLRFVVKTGRPLMPGDEKVAAVKPQEEVTLDAVPSVK; encoded by the coding sequence ATGGGCTTAACGGGCATCGAGATGACGCGGTTTCTGCTCAGCCTGCTCACCCTGCTGGTCGCCGCGAACGTCCTTGGTTACCTGGCGGAGCGGTTCACAGTGCCCCGGGTGATCGGCGAGGTAGCCGGGGGACTGGTGCTCGGGCCGACGGTATTCGGACACTTTGCCCCGGACACCTTCCAGTGGCTGTACCAGGGGTTCCCGGCCCAAGGAAAGCTGCTCGGCTTGGTTTACCAACTCGGGTTGATCTTCCTCATGTTTAATTCCGGCCTTAAATTCCAACCCAAGTTTAACCGGGGCGATACGTCCATTGGATTGGCGATTCTCGCCGGGTCTACGCTGATTCCTTTCGCAGGGGGATGGGTGTTCACGGGATTCATGAATCCTGCCGATCTCCTGGGTCCGGCCCAAAGCCTACTCGCTTTTAAAATCGTGGTTGCCATCTCCATCGCCGTAACATCCATTCCGGTCATCTCCAAAATCTTGTTCGATCTCGGGGTGATGCACACTCGATTTGCCAAGCTCGTGGTGGCTGTGGCGGGAATCCATGACACTCTCTTGTGGGTGGGGCTGGCCCTGGCTGCGGGACTCGCTGGCGCCGAGTCCCATCAAGGAATCGCCACCGTCCTCCGGAGCACAGGGGCTACCTTCGGGCTGATCGCCGTCTGTTTACTCGTTTTGCCCCGAGTGCTTCGGCTGATCAATGGAAACCGGTTTAACATTCTCGTACGGGCCTCTTTTCTCGGCTATATTTTGGCGATCCTGCTCATGCTGGCCCTCCTCGCCGGCTACCTAGGTGTGGACGTGATGTTTGGGGCGCTGCTCGCCGGCATCGCCGTCAAACTCGCCTTTCCGGAGCATCTCTTCGATCGCGTGGAAAACAGCATTCGCGAGATCTCTTTCTCCTTTTTCATCCCGCTTTATTTTGCCATGGTGGGGCTGCAACTCGATTTGGCGAGACAATTCCCCCTGGGTTTTTTCCTCCTCTATCTCCTTTTCGCAACGGCGGTACAGGGTACCGTGGTGTACCTCACCTGTCGGTTGCTCCATCTCGATCGGCTCACCAGTATGAACCTCGCGGCGGCGATGAACGCCCGGGGCGGACCGGGGATCGTGCTATCCACGGTGGCCTTCTCCCTGGGGCTCATCAGCGAACCCTTTTTCGCCGTACTGGTCATGTTGGCCCTGGTCACATCCTGGATGGCCGGCAGTTGGCTCCGATTTGTCGTGAAAACGGGCCGGCCCTTGATGCCCGGGGACGAAAAAGTAGCTGCAGTCAAACCCCAGGAAGAGGTGACCTTGGACGCTGTGCCAAGCGTGAAATAA
- a CDS encoding thiamine pyrophosphate-binding protein: MKAVRGVVDYLVSGGVSYIFGIPAGSVNAFFDELYDVPEIEPVVAKHEGAASYMAAAYARATGHLGVCIGSSGPGSTNLLTGAANASREHLPVLFLTGHVPVDAIGRNASQEFDSEAVYKPFVKYSVTVRRPEDLVDEVAKAVTIALSGVPGPVHVAMPIDVQLSEAEELPLPAFPRREKVLPDPEAVREAAVRLAQTPGVVFVGQGARRAIPEVIETAELLGWPIVVTPQAKGLIPESYPGYIGVYGFAGHEKAAEWVNDHPERALLIVGSSLGETATSNYSKPLGERQLIVQIDFDKTVFGRTYRCDVPLRGDADVTLQWLNRELRELGLCRHARGTQPVALESVPSEFKTQNVLLALQRYLPQNTRYTVDIGEHMSYVIHYMRVLDYDSYEINVHFGPMGIAIGSAIGYALADPTRPVVCITGDGCFFMHGMEVLTAKEYRLPILFIVINNARLGMVHHGHLLQYHRAHPRFQQDPVNIAGMAAHLGVPALRVERFEDLADPRVENLLQADGPVVLDVALVDDQVPPMGDRVKFLSSFGR; encoded by the coding sequence GTGAAGGCTGTTCGCGGAGTGGTGGATTATCTGGTGTCGGGGGGAGTGTCGTACATCTTTGGAATTCCAGCGGGGTCCGTGAATGCCTTTTTCGATGAGCTGTACGATGTGCCGGAGATCGAGCCTGTGGTGGCCAAGCACGAGGGTGCGGCGAGTTACATGGCTGCCGCCTATGCCCGGGCCACCGGACATTTGGGGGTCTGTATCGGATCCAGTGGCCCCGGGAGCACGAATCTTTTGACGGGTGCCGCCAATGCGTCCCGGGAGCACCTGCCGGTCCTTTTTTTGACGGGCCATGTGCCCGTGGACGCCATTGGGCGCAATGCGTCCCAGGAGTTTGATAGTGAGGCCGTGTACAAGCCCTTTGTAAAATACAGTGTGACGGTGAGGAGGCCGGAAGATCTGGTCGATGAAGTGGCAAAGGCCGTGACGATCGCCTTGTCTGGGGTGCCGGGGCCGGTACACGTGGCCATGCCCATCGACGTCCAATTGTCGGAGGCCGAAGAGCTGCCGCTTCCCGCCTTTCCCAGGCGCGAAAAGGTGTTGCCGGACCCCGAGGCGGTCCGCGAGGCCGCTGTCAGGCTGGCACAAACTCCGGGGGTGGTTTTCGTCGGTCAGGGAGCCCGCCGGGCGATTCCGGAGGTCATCGAGACGGCAGAACTTTTGGGGTGGCCCATCGTGGTCACGCCCCAGGCCAAAGGGTTGATTCCAGAGAGTTACCCCGGGTACATAGGAGTGTATGGGTTTGCGGGACATGAGAAAGCCGCGGAGTGGGTGAACGATCACCCCGAGAGGGCGTTGTTGATCGTCGGCTCGAGCCTCGGAGAGACGGCGACAAGCAACTATAGCAAGCCCCTAGGGGAGAGGCAGCTGATTGTTCAGATCGATTTTGACAAGACGGTATTCGGCCGAACGTATCGATGTGACGTACCCCTCCGTGGCGATGCGGACGTGACCTTGCAATGGCTGAACCGGGAGTTGCGGGAGTTGGGGCTATGCCGCCACGCCCGGGGAACGCAACCCGTCGCCCTCGAATCCGTGCCGTCGGAATTCAAAACCCAGAATGTGCTCCTCGCCCTTCAGCGATATTTGCCCCAGAACACCCGCTATACCGTCGACATCGGTGAGCACATGTCTTATGTCATTCATTACATGCGGGTCCTGGACTACGATTCCTATGAAATTAACGTGCACTTTGGCCCGATGGGGATCGCCATTGGGTCGGCCATCGGGTATGCCCTCGCCGATCCCACCCGTCCAGTGGTGTGCATCACAGGAGACGGGTGTTTCTTTATGCACGGTATGGAGGTCCTCACCGCAAAGGAGTATCGGTTGCCCATCCTGTTTATCGTGATCAACAACGCCCGGCTCGGGATGGTGCATCACGGACATCTTTTGCAATATCATCGCGCCCACCCCCGGTTTCAACAAGATCCCGTGAACATCGCCGGCATGGCGGCCCACCTGGGTGTCCCCGCTTTACGGGTGGAGAGGTTTGAGGATCTTGCCGATCCCCGGGTGGAGAATCTGTTGCAGGCGGACGGACCCGTGGTTTTGGACGTCGCCTTGGTGGACGACCAGGTGCCTCCCATGGGGGATCGGGTTAAGTTTCTATCATCTTTTGGCCGTTGA
- a CDS encoding ATP-binding protein: protein MSDQTRYLRLAQITQLINSNFDLRAVLEHVVTAISEEIIHCTAAGIYLAEPDGTFRGFVGKPDQIAGITLDQLVADPAKDALIAQVVSERKMIYIPDTALDPRPDRDVILRFQMRSLLVVPISFDNELFGLVFLFNHGSPMYLSQEEIESITAYVNMAAVALRNAKLFQHANALLTEKQLLIDALHHLSLCKTIEEVLNVCFRFVSCAVDNPNIGIHIADAIGARFRPVRLNHTADWSEQDWKAVHRNLQLNYEEDLLFQDVIRSKRSALVPDVEKDPRPNREACERFGIRGVYMIPLVVAGDVLGVVAVVSLGVPRSYTETQMRLAESIVDATSTALSNAMRFEQLEAMVRQRTTELEEKNRMLENLVEELRKLSTRTTLILDSVTEGIYGLDENGRVTFCNPAAARLVGREPGEIIGLPQHDVFWHGKSEDKGCTLAVCPILSPIETGHPSQVTDELFRRKDGSTFPVDYVSTPMRDDGKIQGAVVVFKDVTERKRSEELMIKSEKLSVVGQLAAGVAHEIRNPLTALKGFVQLLQSNVHTKDEYFNIMLSELDRIELIINELLILAKPVDVQFQFHDLKVLIETVVALLRTQAILSNVQITTDCDPALPAVLCDENRLKQVLVNLLKNAIEAMPRGGQIVVQARREDDRTILIRVIDEGTGIPEDSLPRLGEPFFTTKEKGVGLGLTMSYQIIESHGGQMHFESEVGAGTTVKILLPIDPRAADNCTAVGAEVSYQSKLQGLLGSTAKR, encoded by the coding sequence ATGTCCGATCAAACCCGATACCTGCGACTCGCCCAGATCACCCAGTTGATCAATTCGAACTTTGATTTGCGAGCCGTGTTAGAACACGTGGTCACTGCCATCTCCGAGGAGATCATCCACTGCACGGCTGCAGGAATCTACTTGGCGGAGCCCGACGGCACCTTCCGGGGTTTCGTGGGAAAACCCGACCAGATCGCGGGAATCACCCTGGATCAACTGGTGGCAGACCCGGCAAAAGATGCCCTCATCGCCCAAGTGGTATCGGAAAGAAAGATGATTTACATACCGGACACCGCCCTGGACCCTCGTCCAGACCGCGACGTCATTCTGCGGTTCCAGATGAGATCCCTTTTGGTTGTGCCGATCTCTTTCGATAACGAATTATTCGGACTCGTCTTTCTGTTCAACCACGGTTCGCCCATGTACCTGAGCCAGGAGGAAATAGAGTCCATCACCGCTTATGTGAACATGGCCGCCGTGGCCCTGCGCAATGCCAAACTATTTCAGCACGCCAACGCTCTGTTGACGGAAAAGCAGTTGCTCATCGATGCGCTGCATCACCTATCCCTGTGTAAAACCATCGAAGAAGTGCTCAATGTCTGTTTCCGTTTTGTCAGCTGCGCTGTGGACAATCCCAACATCGGCATTCACATCGCCGACGCCATCGGGGCGCGATTTCGGCCGGTCCGGCTCAACCACACCGCCGACTGGTCCGAACAAGATTGGAAAGCCGTCCACCGAAATTTGCAACTGAATTATGAAGAAGACTTGCTATTCCAAGACGTCATTCGGAGCAAACGTTCCGCCTTGGTGCCCGATGTGGAGAAGGACCCCCGGCCTAACCGCGAGGCCTGTGAGCGATTTGGTATTCGCGGTGTGTACATGATCCCCCTCGTGGTGGCCGGGGACGTACTCGGCGTCGTCGCAGTGGTCAGCCTTGGCGTCCCACGCAGCTACACCGAGACCCAAATGCGCCTGGCCGAATCCATTGTGGACGCCACCTCCACGGCATTGTCCAACGCCATGCGTTTTGAACAACTGGAGGCCATGGTGCGCCAGCGGACCACCGAACTCGAGGAGAAAAACCGCATGTTGGAAAACCTGGTGGAGGAACTGCGCAAACTCTCCACCCGGACAACCTTGATCCTGGATTCCGTCACCGAAGGGATCTACGGATTGGACGAGAATGGAAGGGTCACCTTCTGCAATCCCGCTGCCGCCCGTCTCGTGGGGCGAGAGCCTGGGGAAATCATCGGCCTGCCGCAACACGACGTCTTCTGGCACGGAAAAAGCGAAGACAAAGGGTGCACCCTCGCTGTGTGCCCCATCCTGTCTCCCATCGAAACCGGCCATCCGAGCCAGGTCACCGATGAATTGTTCCGCCGCAAAGACGGATCCACCTTTCCCGTGGATTATGTGAGCACACCGATGAGGGACGATGGAAAGATCCAGGGGGCTGTGGTGGTTTTTAAAGATGTCACCGAACGGAAGCGCTCCGAGGAGCTGATGATTAAATCGGAAAAGCTGTCGGTCGTGGGGCAGCTCGCGGCGGGGGTAGCTCATGAGATCCGCAACCCCCTCACGGCTTTGAAGGGGTTCGTCCAGTTGCTTCAATCCAATGTCCACACAAAAGATGAATATTTCAACATCATGCTCTCCGAGTTGGACCGGATCGAGTTGATCATCAACGAACTGCTGATCCTGGCGAAACCCGTGGACGTGCAGTTTCAATTTCACGACCTCAAAGTGTTGATCGAGACGGTGGTCGCTCTTTTGCGTACCCAGGCTATCTTGAGCAACGTCCAAATCACCACTGACTGTGATCCGGCCCTCCCCGCCGTTCTCTGCGACGAAAACCGTCTCAAGCAGGTGCTGGTGAATTTATTAAAAAACGCCATAGAGGCGATGCCCCGCGGCGGACAGATCGTGGTACAAGCCAGGCGAGAGGACGATCGGACCATTCTTATCCGGGTCATCGATGAAGGGACGGGGATCCCCGAGGACAGCCTCCCCCGCCTGGGGGAGCCCTTTTTCACCACCAAAGAGAAAGGGGTGGGTTTGGGGTTGACCATGAGTTACCAGATCATCGAGAGTCACGGAGGACAGATGCATTTTGAAAGTGAGGTGGGGGCGGGGACCACGGTGAAGATTCTGCTCCCCATCGATCCCCGCGCCGCGGACAACTGTACCGCCGTGGGTGCCGAAGTGTCCTACCAGTCCAAATTACAGGGGCTGCTGGGTTCAACGGCCAAAAGATGA
- a CDS encoding FAD-binding oxidoreductase, translated as MTWMEELKTRLPKDAVSVNPTILEQHGRDESYHAPHNPDAVVFAKSRDDVVEVMRIAAKHRVPVIPFAIGSSVEGHVIPVQGGISLDVTAMNQILEIRPEDFLVRVQPGVTRTQLNRALKPYGLFFPVDPGADASLGGMAATNASGTTTVRYGTMRDQVRDLEVVLPGGEVIHTGSLAAKSSSGYHLTGLFVGSEGTLGVFTELWLRVYGLPERVMAIRAEFPDVSGCVKTATAVLGAGIPVARMELVDERIIEAVNAYKGTSYPKVPTLFLEFHGNPEGLERDVQTARELAEEEGCLGFAFDSDEESRQQLWEARHSAARAFMAQYPGRGMMTTDVCVPISKMAQAVTDARELLDREGVYGAVLGHIGDGNYHALIAVDTKDPEDVARAEAINEQLVEYALACGGTCTGEHGVGLGKRKYQEKEHGRALLVMKAIRSALDPLGIMNPGKLID; from the coding sequence TTGACGTGGATGGAGGAATTGAAGACTCGGCTGCCAAAGGACGCGGTCTCGGTCAATCCAACGATTCTGGAGCAGCACGGCCGAGACGAATCGTATCATGCCCCTCATAACCCGGACGCGGTGGTGTTTGCCAAAAGTCGGGACGATGTGGTGGAGGTGATGCGCATCGCCGCCAAGCACCGGGTTCCGGTGATCCCTTTTGCGATCGGATCCAGCGTCGAAGGGCACGTGATCCCGGTCCAGGGAGGGATCAGCCTGGATGTCACGGCGATGAACCAAATTCTCGAAATTCGGCCCGAAGATTTTCTCGTTCGGGTTCAGCCCGGGGTAACCCGGACGCAATTGAACCGGGCGCTAAAACCCTATGGGCTGTTCTTTCCCGTCGATCCCGGCGCTGACGCGTCCCTGGGGGGAATGGCGGCGACCAATGCCAGCGGCACAACGACGGTGCGCTACGGGACGATGCGCGATCAGGTACGGGACCTGGAAGTGGTGTTGCCCGGGGGTGAGGTGATCCACACCGGCTCCTTGGCGGCGAAATCGTCGTCGGGGTATCATTTGACCGGGTTGTTTGTCGGTTCCGAGGGGACCCTGGGGGTGTTTACCGAACTGTGGCTCAGGGTGTATGGCCTGCCCGAGCGGGTGATGGCCATCCGGGCGGAATTTCCCGATGTGAGCGGATGTGTCAAGACAGCGACGGCGGTCCTCGGGGCGGGAATCCCCGTGGCCCGAATGGAGTTGGTGGATGAGCGCATTATCGAAGCGGTCAATGCGTACAAAGGGACTTCGTACCCGAAGGTACCCACGCTGTTTCTGGAGTTTCACGGAAATCCCGAGGGTCTGGAACGGGACGTGCAGACCGCCCGGGAGTTGGCCGAGGAGGAAGGGTGCTTGGGGTTTGCCTTCGATTCGGACGAGGAGTCCCGCCAGCAGTTGTGGGAGGCCCGGCATTCCGCAGCCCGGGCGTTCATGGCCCAGTATCCGGGTCGTGGCATGATGACGACCGATGTGTGCGTGCCGATTTCGAAGATGGCCCAGGCGGTCACCGACGCCAGGGAACTGCTCGATCGGGAGGGGGTGTACGGCGCCGTCCTCGGCCACATCGGCGACGGGAACTATCACGCCCTCATTGCCGTGGATACGAAAGATCCCGAGGATGTCGCGAGGGCGGAGGCGATCAATGAGCAGTTGGTGGAGTATGCCCTGGCCTGCGGGGGGACCTGCACGGGTGAGCACGGCGTCGGTCTTGGCAAGCGCAAATACCAAGAAAAAGAGCATGGGCGGGCTTTACTGGTGATGAAGGCCATCCGATCGGCCCTGGATCCCTTGGGAATCATGAATCCGGGTAAACTGATCGATTGA
- a CDS encoding cation diffusion facilitator family transporter, with protein MQHHHGPESGHVHDHSIHVAQDKLKQALVLAFVVLLAEVIGGLWSNSLALLSDAVHMLTDVFALFIAWWAVRKSQSPPTGAMTFGYHRTAILAALFNAVTLIVVAVVIGTEAYRRLNQPEPVNSTILLATAAMGVIINLYIGWGMRNASHNLNIRSAMLHVLGDAAASGGVILGGLIIMTTGWTLVDPIISILIALTVAAGAWRVTRDSCLVLMEATPPSVEFSQVAKAIQSIPGIRSLHDLHIWSLSSNRHAMSVHVVVDGCLTVAHTQRLIQEVEILAGERFGIGHVTVQIECPESPHDEEDMFALDRNWSRH; from the coding sequence ATGCAACATCACCACGGCCCGGAATCGGGCCATGTCCACGACCACTCGATTCACGTCGCCCAGGACAAACTCAAACAAGCCTTGGTTCTGGCATTTGTCGTGCTGTTGGCAGAAGTTATCGGAGGCCTGTGGTCAAACAGCCTGGCGTTGCTCAGCGACGCCGTGCACATGCTCACCGACGTGTTCGCCCTCTTTATCGCTTGGTGGGCCGTGAGAAAATCCCAGAGTCCGCCCACCGGCGCCATGACCTTCGGTTACCATCGCACGGCCATCCTCGCCGCCCTCTTCAACGCCGTCACCCTCATCGTCGTGGCCGTGGTGATCGGCACCGAAGCCTATCGGCGGCTGAACCAACCAGAACCCGTCAACAGCACGATTCTTCTGGCCACAGCAGCAATGGGTGTCATCATCAACCTGTACATCGGCTGGGGCATGCGGAATGCCTCTCACAACCTAAACATCCGCAGCGCCATGTTGCACGTGCTCGGGGACGCCGCGGCCTCAGGCGGGGTCATCCTGGGCGGTCTCATCATCATGACCACGGGATGGACCCTGGTCGACCCCATTATCAGCATCCTGATCGCCCTGACCGTCGCCGCCGGGGCATGGCGGGTGACCCGGGACTCCTGCCTTGTTCTCATGGAGGCCACGCCGCCTTCGGTGGAGTTCAGTCAGGTGGCCAAAGCCATCCAGAGCATCCCAGGCATCCGTAGCCTCCACGATTTGCACATCTGGAGTCTTTCGTCCAATCGCCACGCCATGAGCGTTCACGTAGTCGTCGACGGCTGTCTCACCGTCGCCCACACGCAACGTTTGATCCAGGAAGTGGAAATCCTTGCCGGAGAACGCTTTGGCATCGGCCACGTCACGGTCCAGATCGAATGTCCAGAATCCCCCCACGATGAGGAGGATATGTTTGCCCTAGACCGGAACTGGTCCCGGCACTGA
- a CDS encoding response regulator transcription factor, which translates to MNRKPRNILIVEDEQKLRDVIASYLEKAGYRPLQAARADEAWDLLQQEPADLVILDLLLPDMPGEELCKKIRAHTAVPILMLTAKAGETDRIRGLSLGADDYVTKPFSPRELVARIQAILRRVSPEELLADTVTFRDGELVIDAGRQKVYRKGELVPLTPFEYRLLLTLARHPDRPLTREELILKLGGFDYEGDVRTIDQHIKNLRQKIEPDPKNPTYILTVFGVGYKFAPGSP; encoded by the coding sequence GTGAACCGAAAACCGAGAAACATTCTCATCGTCGAAGATGAGCAGAAACTGCGGGATGTGATCGCTTCTTACCTGGAGAAGGCCGGTTACCGCCCACTTCAAGCGGCGAGGGCAGATGAGGCATGGGACTTATTGCAACAAGAGCCCGCAGATTTGGTCATCCTGGATCTCCTGCTGCCAGACATGCCCGGTGAAGAATTGTGCAAAAAGATCCGCGCCCACACGGCAGTGCCCATCCTCATGCTCACGGCAAAAGCCGGGGAAACGGACCGCATACGCGGTTTGTCCCTGGGGGCTGACGATTATGTGACCAAACCCTTCAGCCCCCGGGAACTGGTGGCCCGAATTCAAGCCATTCTCCGCCGGGTGTCCCCCGAAGAGCTGTTGGCGGACACCGTCACCTTTCGCGACGGGGAACTGGTGATCGACGCCGGGCGCCAGAAAGTCTACCGCAAAGGGGAGCTTGTCCCGTTGACCCCCTTCGAATACCGCCTTCTCCTGACTCTCGCCCGCCACCCGGATCGCCCGTTGACCCGGGAAGAATTGATTCTCAAACTGGGCGGATTCGACTACGAGGGGGATGTGCGTACGATCGACCAACATATCAAGAATTTGCGGCAGAAGATCGAACCCGATCCGAAAAACCCGACCTATATCCTTACGGTCTTCGGGGTCGGCTATAAATTTGCGCCGGGGTCGCCGTAA
- a CDS encoding sensor histidine kinase translates to MVRFESLRTRLTALFLAVAAGSALMTGLIVLVEAHFHFQMYERQIKEGGYAVHVLNVHLEQALQQSVGWTSIGMVILASAVSVYVARRIAGPLVEMTRTAGRMAAGELDVRVAVAGRDEVAELGRALNHLAESLACQEDSRKTMTADIAHELRTPLATLKSHLEAFLDGVWEPDAVRLRGCYEEIERLIRLVRDVEALAELEAPSFRLQPTRVNLCEVLGRALALYRPSYFQKGVDLELECTEPVWAEADPERLTQVFTNLLSNALKATPQGGKVTVSAGNAGVWRVIRVRDTGRGMPPQEVTRVFERFYQVGQGRSRDGGSGIGLTIVKRIVDAHGGRVQIHSELGKGTVVRVDLPGCGRDDE, encoded by the coding sequence GTGGTTCGTTTCGAAAGCCTCCGGACCCGATTGACCGCCCTTTTTCTCGCTGTGGCGGCGGGGAGTGCCCTGATGACCGGCCTCATCGTTCTCGTCGAGGCACATTTTCATTTTCAGATGTATGAGCGGCAGATCAAAGAGGGCGGTTACGCGGTGCATGTCCTGAATGTGCATCTTGAACAAGCCCTGCAGCAGTCGGTGGGGTGGACGTCCATCGGCATGGTCATTCTCGCCAGTGCGGTCAGCGTGTACGTGGCCAGGCGAATTGCCGGGCCCCTGGTGGAGATGACCCGAACTGCCGGGCGAATGGCGGCCGGAGAACTGGACGTTCGAGTCGCGGTGGCGGGGCGGGATGAGGTGGCGGAATTGGGGAGAGCCCTGAACCATCTGGCCGAGTCTCTCGCTTGCCAGGAGGATTCGCGGAAAACCATGACAGCGGACATTGCTCACGAATTGCGGACTCCACTGGCGACATTGAAAAGCCACCTTGAAGCCTTTTTGGATGGGGTGTGGGAGCCCGATGCAGTTCGTTTGCGCGGCTGCTATGAGGAGATTGAACGCCTGATTCGCCTGGTCCGGGATGTGGAGGCGCTGGCGGAGTTGGAGGCCCCCAGCTTTCGTCTGCAGCCGACCAGAGTGAATTTGTGTGAGGTCTTGGGCCGGGCGCTCGCCCTTTATCGCCCGAGTTATTTTCAAAAAGGTGTCGATCTTGAGTTGGAGTGCACCGAGCCGGTGTGGGCGGAAGCCGATCCCGAGCGATTGACTCAGGTTTTCACGAATCTTCTGTCCAATGCGCTCAAAGCGACGCCGCAAGGGGGAAAGGTTACGGTGAGTGCGGGGAATGCCGGGGTTTGGAGGGTGATCCGGGTTCGAGATACCGGGCGTGGCATGCCGCCCCAGGAGGTCACGAGAGTGTTTGAGCGATTTTATCAGGTGGGTCAAGGGCGTTCCCGGGACGGGGGGTCGGGGATCGGACTGACCATCGTGAAGCGGATCGTCGATGCGCACGGCGGAAGGGTGCAGATTCACAGCGAGTTGGGAAAGGGAACGGTCGTTCGGGTGGATTTGCCTGGCTGCGGCCGGGATGATGAGTGA
- the purU gene encoding formyltetrahydrofolate deformylase, which produces MSDTAVADRARILVSCPDRPGVVAAISQFLYGMNANIVRMDQYSTDPDGGRLFMRVEFDLPHLSDRRRELEEGFARTARPLDMQGEIRYARERKRIAIFVSKMDHCLRELLWQWQAGDLSGDPVVVISNHPDLREVAATFGLPFYHVPVTRETKAEAERRQLEILKNYRVDLVVLARYMQILSTEFVSAYPNRIINIHHSFLPAFVGANPYERAYERGVKLIGATAHYVTANLDEGPIIEQDVQRVNHRDSVEDLKRIGRHIERVVLARAVAWHLEDRILTYKNKTVVFV; this is translated from the coding sequence ATTTCCGACACCGCGGTGGCAGATCGGGCGAGAATCCTCGTGTCCTGTCCCGATCGCCCGGGCGTGGTGGCGGCGATTTCCCAGTTTCTGTATGGCATGAATGCCAACATCGTTCGTATGGACCAGTATTCTACCGACCCGGACGGCGGCCGCCTGTTCATGCGCGTGGAATTCGACCTGCCCCACCTGTCCGACCGCCGCCGGGAACTGGAGGAAGGATTCGCCCGGACCGCCCGGCCCCTGGACATGCAGGGGGAGATCCGTTACGCCCGGGAAAGAAAACGAATCGCGATTTTTGTCTCCAAGATGGACCATTGCCTCCGGGAGCTCCTCTGGCAATGGCAGGCCGGGGATCTATCCGGAGATCCGGTGGTGGTCATCAGCAACCATCCGGACCTCAGGGAGGTCGCCGCCACCTTCGGCCTGCCCTTTTATCACGTGCCGGTCACCCGAGAGACTAAAGCCGAGGCCGAACGCCGCCAACTCGAAATCCTTAAGAACTACCGGGTGGATCTCGTCGTCCTCGCCAGGTACATGCAAATTCTTTCCACAGAGTTCGTGTCGGCATATCCCAATCGGATTATCAACATCCATCACTCGTTCTTACCGGCCTTTGTCGGGGCCAATCCCTACGAGCGAGCCTATGAGCGGGGGGTCAAACTGATCGGTGCCACGGCCCACTATGTGACGGCCAATCTGGACGAAGGCCCGATCATCGAACAGGATGTGCAACGGGTGAATCACCGGGACAGCGTCGAAGATCTCAAACGGATCGGGCGGCACATCGAGCGGGTCGTCTTGGCCCGGGCCGTGGCCTGGCACCTGGAAGACCGGATTCTGACGTATAAAAACAAGACGGTCGTGTTTGTGTAA